Proteins encoded together in one Bacteroides ovatus window:
- a CDS encoding type II toxin-antitoxin system MqsR family toxin, translated as MDIETVDKFLKEFKDKARAFGIIFRIDRKKNMQALLDLEISAIMREKIIMSLTVEDYYKGPTEDKLNYMGELWEFGKSVDKKEVYIKISKGTGANSPICVSFHLAERKIEHPFKNKK; from the coding sequence ATGGATATAGAAACAGTCGATAAATTCTTGAAAGAATTTAAAGATAAGGCTAGGGCTTTCGGGATTATCTTTCGTATAGATAGAAAGAAGAATATGCAAGCTTTGCTTGATTTGGAAATTTCGGCAATTATGCGTGAAAAGATAATAATGTCTTTGACAGTTGAGGACTATTATAAAGGTCCTACGGAAGATAAGTTGAATTATATGGGAGAACTTTGGGAGTTTGGCAAGTCCGTAGATAAAAAGGAGGTTTATATCAAAATAAGTAAAGGTACTGGAGCAAATTCTCCAATCTGTGTCTCCTTTCATTTGGCAGAGAGAAAAATAGAACATCCTTTCAAAAATAAAAAGTAG
- a CDS encoding tetratricopeptide repeat protein — MKCRIILELLAILFFTGCYNREQISRLDEAEALLQNKPDSALTILQQLKSEGSQAEQARYALLYSEALDKNHIKATNDSLIRRAWEYYKHHPKDLRRQCKTLYYWGKVKLRAGDKPGALRLYLKVEEKLKDTNEPYYAGLLYSQIGEVYYDQMNYSRAYHYFREARNNFRQADNTREETKATLDMAAATFNSKDMEKAMRLYSAALDLADEHKYDKLAKASLTNLASLYVVSGKKQIPHDLLQRIELSARQDTLYGYHTLVDVNLLKNRIDSARYYLALAETHSTDIRDMADLQYTAYRIEAQARNFEKATEKIHHYIYLTDSLTRSNMQFSAGMVERDYFKERSKFAEYRMKNRTTWEIAVASIIFLIIGVAYYIIRQRLRLQRERTDRYLLLAEEANTQYKTLTEHMEGQRNAESHLKGLVASRFDIIDKLGKTYYERENTASQQAAMFHEVKQIITDFAENNAMFQELELIVNTCHDNAMEKLRNDFPSMKEADIRLLCYIFVGFSPQVISLFMKDTVANVYARKSRLKSRIKSAETANKELFLALFG, encoded by the coding sequence ATGAAATGCAGAATTATACTCGAACTATTAGCAATTCTCTTTTTTACAGGATGTTATAACAGAGAACAAATTTCCCGACTTGACGAGGCGGAAGCACTGTTACAAAATAAGCCGGATAGTGCCTTAACAATATTACAACAACTCAAATCGGAAGGCAGCCAGGCTGAACAGGCCAGGTATGCGTTGCTTTATTCAGAGGCTTTAGACAAAAATCATATCAAAGCAACGAATGATTCGCTGATTCGCCGGGCTTGGGAGTATTACAAACATCATCCCAAAGATTTACGCCGCCAATGCAAGACTCTCTATTATTGGGGAAAAGTCAAACTGCGTGCAGGAGACAAGCCGGGAGCGTTACGCCTTTACCTGAAAGTTGAAGAGAAACTGAAGGATACCAATGAGCCTTATTATGCAGGGCTTTTATACAGTCAGATCGGTGAAGTGTATTATGACCAGATGAACTATAGCCGGGCTTATCATTATTTTCGTGAAGCTCGCAATAACTTCCGGCAGGCTGATAATACTCGCGAAGAAACAAAGGCAACTCTCGATATGGCAGCCGCAACTTTCAATTCGAAAGATATGGAGAAAGCCATGCGGCTCTATTCTGCCGCACTCGATCTGGCCGATGAACACAAGTACGATAAGTTAGCCAAAGCTAGCCTTACCAATCTTGCTTCTCTCTATGTGGTGTCAGGCAAGAAACAAATTCCCCATGACCTGCTGCAACGTATCGAACTTTCTGCCCGGCAAGATACACTATACGGATATCATACATTAGTAGATGTGAATCTACTGAAAAACCGTATAGACAGCGCACGCTACTATCTGGCTCTTGCAGAAACACATTCCACCGATATACGTGACATGGCAGACCTGCAATACACCGCTTATCGGATTGAAGCGCAGGCCAGAAACTTCGAGAAAGCAACCGAGAAGATACATCATTATATCTATCTGACTGACTCGCTGACACGCTCGAATATGCAATTCTCCGCCGGTATGGTGGAACGTGACTATTTCAAGGAACGCTCCAAATTCGCCGAATACCGGATGAAGAACCGTACTACCTGGGAAATTGCCGTAGCAAGTATTATTTTTCTAATAATAGGGGTAGCATACTACATCATCCGTCAACGCCTGCGCCTGCAACGCGAACGTACCGACCGCTACCTGCTATTAGCGGAAGAAGCCAACACCCAATACAAAACCCTGACAGAACACATGGAAGGACAGCGCAATGCGGAAAGCCATTTAAAAGGTTTGGTAGCTTCACGTTTTGACATCATTGACAAACTGGGAAAGACTTACTATGAACGTGAGAATACCGCATCACAACAAGCGGCCATGTTCCACGAAGTGAAACAGATTATCACCGATTTTGCAGAGAACAATGCAATGTTCCAAGAACTGGAACTTATCGTAAATACCTGCCATGATAATGCAATGGAGAAGTTGCGGAATGATTTTCCGTCAATGAAAGAAGCTGACATACGACTGCTTTGTTATATTTTTGTAGGTTTCTCGCCACAAGTAATCAGTTTGTTTATGAAAGATACGGTAGCTAATGTATATGCTCGCAAGTCACGGCTCAAATCACGTATCAAATCGGCAGAAACGGCCAATAAAGAGTTGTTTTTAGCACTTTTCGGATAG
- a CDS encoding leucine-rich repeat protein, translating into MKQTRLYIITTLCLQMVLGAILLSCSTENDEYKKDSPSAANPVEPIGASLEDFSIEQLPAKTIYALGENIDLTGLNVTGKYDDGKQRPVKVTSEQISGFSSSVPVDKQEVTITIEGKQKSFSVHISPVRVENGVLTEILKGYNEIILPNSVKSIPKDAFRNSQIAKVVLNEGLKSIGDMAFFNSTVQEIVFPSTLEQLKEDIFYYCYNLKKADLSKTKITKLPASTFVYAGIEEVLLPVTLKEIGSQAFLKTSQLKTIEIPENVSTIGQEAFRESGITTVKLPNGVTNIASRAFYYCPELAEVTTYGSTFNDDPEAMIHPYCLEGCPKLARFEIPESIRILGQGLLGGNRKVTQLTIPANVTQINFSAFNNTGIKEVKVEGTTPPQVFEKVWYGFPDDITVIRVPAESVEKYKNANGWRDFTNKITTF; encoded by the coding sequence ATGAAGCAAACTAGACTTTATATAATTACAACACTTTGCCTGCAAATGGTTCTGGGAGCAATATTACTAAGTTGCAGCACCGAAAATGACGAATACAAGAAAGATTCACCTTCGGCAGCAAATCCTGTTGAACCCATAGGGGCTTCACTTGAAGATTTCTCCATAGAACAATTGCCCGCAAAAACAATTTATGCATTAGGAGAGAATATAGACTTAACCGGCCTTAACGTGACAGGCAAGTATGATGACGGGAAACAACGCCCCGTAAAGGTTACCTCGGAACAGATCAGTGGTTTCTCATCATCTGTCCCTGTCGATAAACAGGAAGTAACCATAACAATAGAAGGAAAACAGAAAAGCTTCTCCGTGCACATTTCTCCTGTCCGTGTAGAAAACGGAGTATTGACGGAAATATTGAAAGGATACAATGAAATCATACTCCCTAATAGTGTGAAATCAATTCCTAAAGACGCCTTTAGGAATAGCCAAATAGCAAAGGTAGTACTCAATGAAGGACTAAAATCGATTGGAGATATGGCTTTCTTCAATTCAACCGTCCAGGAAATTGTGTTTCCATCAACCTTGGAGCAGCTTAAAGAAGACATCTTCTATTATTGCTACAACCTGAAAAAAGCAGATCTAAGCAAGACTAAAATCACTAAACTTCCTGCCAGTACATTTGTATATGCAGGTATTGAAGAAGTGTTGTTACCCGTGACACTAAAAGAAATCGGATCGCAGGCATTCCTCAAGACCTCTCAATTGAAAACCATCGAGATTCCGGAGAATGTAAGCACCATTGGTCAGGAAGCATTCCGGGAAAGTGGTATTACGACAGTGAAGTTACCCAACGGTGTTACAAACATAGCAAGCAGGGCTTTTTACTACTGCCCGGAATTGGCGGAAGTGACCACCTACGGGAGTACTTTCAATGATGACCCCGAAGCTATGATCCACCCCTATTGTCTTGAAGGATGTCCGAAATTGGCTCGCTTCGAAATACCTGAAAGTATTCGGATATTGGGACAGGGATTACTGGGTGGTAATAGGAAAGTGACCCAATTAACCATTCCGGCAAACGTCACACAGATTAATTTTTCGGCTTTCAATAATACAGGTATTAAAGAAGTAAAGGTAGAAGGGACAACACCTCCGCAGGTATTTGAAAAAGTATGGTACGGATTTCCGGATGATATTACCGTCATTCGTGTTCCTGCCGAATCTGTGGAAAAATATAAGAACGCAAATGGTTGGAGGGATTTCACAAACAAGATAACAACGTTCTAA
- a CDS encoding TIGR02757 family protein encodes MTEDIKNKLLMCAEMYHRADFIQSDPVQFPHRYTLKQDIEVSGLLTAIMSFGNRKQILKKADELHGLMGDSPYQYVLSCQWEKDFPSGATNSFYRMLSYADFYGYFRRLYIAYTQFESLEEALMLYPGIPMEKLCAFLEVSAKSPQKKLNMFLRWMIRRDSEVDLGIWESFDRRDLIVPLDTHVCRVAHYFKLTDTETFSLKNARQITTALAEVFPDDPCLGDFALFGLGVNGEI; translated from the coding sequence ATGACTGAAGATATAAAGAATAAACTTTTAATGTGTGCGGAGATGTATCATCGCGCAGACTTTATACAAAGCGATCCGGTGCAGTTTCCCCATCGTTATACGCTGAAACAGGATATCGAAGTCAGCGGTTTGCTGACGGCGATTATGAGTTTTGGCAATCGCAAACAGATCTTGAAGAAAGCGGACGAATTGCACGGGCTAATGGGAGATTCGCCTTATCAGTATGTATTGTCCTGCCAGTGGGAGAAGGATTTTCCTTCAGGAGCAACCAATAGCTTTTATCGGATGTTGTCGTATGCTGATTTTTATGGATACTTTCGGCGATTATATATAGCTTATACACAGTTTGAAAGTCTGGAGGAAGCTTTGATGTTATATCCCGGAATACCAATGGAAAAGTTATGTGCATTTCTTGAAGTTTCTGCCAAAAGTCCTCAAAAGAAACTGAATATGTTTTTGCGTTGGATGATTCGTCGGGATTCGGAGGTCGATTTGGGGATTTGGGAAAGTTTTGATCGCAGAGATTTGATTGTTCCTTTAGATACACATGTATGCCGGGTAGCACATTATTTCAAGTTGACGGATACGGAAACTTTTTCTCTGAAAAATGCCCGTCAGATAACGACTGCATTGGCAGAGGTCTTTCCGGATGATCCTTGCCTGGGCGATTTTGCTCTGTTCGGCTTGGGGGTGAATGGGGAGATTTAA
- a CDS encoding MATE family efflux transporter, which produces MNYTYKQIWLINFPVMMSILMEQLINITDAIFLGHVGEVELGASALAGIYYLAVYMLGFGFSIGLQVMIARRNGEQHYKETGRTFFQGVYFLSGMAVILCLLLHLASPLILCRLITSDEIYQAVIHYLDWRSFGLLFSFPFLAFRSFLVGITTTKALSVAAIMAICINIPFNYLLIFKLNLGISGAAMASSLAEFGAFIVLLLYMWVRVDKVKYGLKVVYDGKVLIKLLRISIWSMLHSFVSVAPWFLFFVAIEHLGRTELAISNITRSVSTVFFVIVNSFASTTGSLVSNLIGAGQGKELFPVCHKVLRLGYAVGGPLIVMALWGNQWVIGFYTNNDNLVRLAFYPFIVMLLNYAFALPGYVYINAVTGTGKTKLAFIFQLITILVYLIYLYLLSECFHASLTVYMTAEYLFVILLGIQSVIYLKRKSN; this is translated from the coding sequence ATGAATTATACATATAAGCAAATATGGCTCATCAACTTTCCTGTGATGATGAGCATTCTGATGGAACAATTAATCAATATTACCGACGCTATTTTCCTGGGGCATGTGGGAGAAGTCGAACTGGGAGCTTCTGCGCTTGCCGGAATCTATTATTTAGCTGTTTATATGCTGGGCTTCGGATTCAGCATCGGGCTGCAGGTGATGATTGCCCGGAGAAATGGGGAACAACATTATAAAGAGACGGGACGTACATTTTTTCAGGGAGTATATTTCCTGTCGGGGATGGCAGTCATTCTTTGCCTATTGCTCCATTTGGCTTCTCCCTTGATCCTGTGCCGGTTGATAACTTCGGATGAAATTTATCAGGCAGTGATTCATTATCTGGATTGGCGTAGCTTCGGTTTGTTATTCTCATTTCCTTTTTTAGCTTTCCGGTCTTTTCTGGTAGGGATAACAACGACCAAAGCATTGTCCGTGGCAGCTATCATGGCTATCTGTATCAATATTCCTTTTAACTATCTGCTGATATTCAAACTGAATCTGGGTATATCCGGGGCGGCGATGGCTTCTTCTTTGGCAGAGTTCGGAGCTTTTATCGTACTCCTATTATATATGTGGGTGAGGGTAGATAAAGTGAAATATGGGCTGAAGGTCGTTTATGATGGGAAAGTGTTAATAAAGTTGTTGAGGATATCTATATGGAGTATGCTTCACTCTTTTGTCAGCGTTGCTCCCTGGTTTCTGTTCTTCGTTGCTATCGAGCATCTGGGAAGGACAGAGCTTGCTATTTCCAATATTACTCGTAGTGTTTCTACCGTCTTTTTTGTGATTGTCAACTCTTTTGCATCCACTACTGGTTCATTAGTCAGCAATCTAATTGGGGCGGGGCAGGGGAAGGAACTTTTTCCCGTTTGCCATAAAGTTCTTAGGTTGGGTTATGCCGTGGGGGGTCCATTGATAGTTATGGCTCTTTGGGGTAACCAATGGGTTATCGGATTTTATACGAATAACGATAATCTGGTGAGACTAGCTTTCTATCCTTTTATAGTTATGCTGTTGAATTATGCTTTTGCACTGCCCGGATATGTTTATATCAATGCTGTTACCGGTACAGGAAAGACGAAGCTCGCCTTTATCTTCCAGTTAATCACCATTCTTGTATATTTAATTTATCTGTATCTGTTAAGTGAATGTTTTCATGCTTCTCTGACTGTGTATATGACGGCAGAATATCTCTTTGTTATTTTATTAGGGATACAATCCGTCATTTACTTAAAGAGGAAATCCAACTAG